One Megalops cyprinoides isolate fMegCyp1 chromosome 4, fMegCyp1.pri, whole genome shotgun sequence genomic window carries:
- the LOC118776834 gene encoding pyroglutamylated RF-amide peptide receptor-like → MNFTAQLLDLWLEASNRSRKQFIQEYGLSPLVYIPRLPSALQPIFGILYVLIFTLALVGNSTVLFLLCRRKALQSPSTFFICSLALSDLLISIFCIPATCLQHFFTNWLAGDFLCKLVPFLQVTAIATSILTMTCIAVERFQGILYPLKLRSGYSPCHAIKMLVAVWLIALAVAAPMWYAHKVEVKYDFLFDVHYTCCQEVWPHRQQRQAYTTFLSVLVFLVPMVTMGVLYGKIMTELWGKHRVHDVMFQALPGSEINKITRKKRHAVKMMATVVLLFAVCWAPFQLVSLLSDYGKLNLNSDQEFVVFSTVQILGFSNSVCNPVVYAALSNSFKKDVLGLLRRGRGKGWWPLTCLGSRARVGISTVESPHHRKHTEHSERGLRQWSRVAWEPEPATSHSFPQVHLFRVGTKKTSSPLLLSVTDPLPTSTSST, encoded by the exons ATGAACTTTACAGCACAACTGTTAGACCTCTGGCTTGAGGCCTCTAACCGCTCCAGAAAGCAGTTCATCCAAGAATATGGCCTTTCGCCTCTGGTGTACATCCCTAGGCTGCCCTCTGCTTTACAGCCCATCTTTGGCATTCTTTATGTGCTGATCTTTACCCTGGCTCTGGTTGGCAACTCAACTGTGCTATTTTTGCTGTGTCGGAGGAAAGCCCTGCAGTCACCCAGCACCTTCTTCATCTGCTCCTTGGCATTGAGTGACCTCCTGATCTCCATCTTTTGTATTCCTGCTACTTGTCTCCAGCATTTCTTCACCAACTGGTTGGCAG GTGATTTTCTGTGTAAGTTAGTACCATTTCTACAGGTGACTGCCATAGCAACCAGCATTCTCACCATGACTTGCATTGCTGTGGAGCGATTCCAGGGAATTCTGTATCCACTGAAGTTGCGGAGTGGTTATTCCCCTTGTCACGCTATCAAGATGCTGG TTGCTGTATGGTTGATTGCTCTCGCTGTTGCAGCCCCGATGTGGTATGCTCACAAAGTGGAG GTTAAATATGATTTCCTGTTTGATGTGCACTACACCTGTTGCCAAGAGGTTTGGCCCCACCGGCAGCAACGGCAGGCCTACACCACTTTTCTCTCAGTGCTCGTCTTTCTAGTTCCCATGGTGACCATGGGTGTGCTGTATGGGAAAATAATGACGGAACTGTGGGGCAAACACAGGGTTCACGACGTCATGTTTCAGGCTCTCCCAGGGTCAGAGATCAACAAGATCACTCG GAAGAAGAGGCATGCTGTGAAGATGATGGCCACAGTGGTTCTCCTTTTCGCTGTTTGTTGGGCTCCATTTCAGTTggtgtctctgctctctgactACG GAAAGCTGAACTTGAACTCGGATCAAGAGTTTGTGGTTTTCAGTACAGTGCAGATCCTGGGCTTCAGCAACTCTGTGTGCAACCCCGTAGTGTATGCAGCCCTCAGCAACAGCTTCAAGAAGGACGTGCTAGGTCTGCTGAGGCGGGGCAGGGGGAAGGGCTGGTGGCCTCTCACCTGTCTGGGAAGCAGGGCCCGGGTGGGCATCTCCACTGTGGAGTCGCCCCACCACaggaagcacacagagcacagtgagaGGGGGCTGCGCCAGTGGAGCAGAGTGGCCTGGGAGCCGGAGCCTGCGACCTCCCACTCCTTCCCCCAGGTGCACCTCTTCAGGGTGGGCACCAAGAAGACTAGCAGCCCCCTGCTACTAAGTGTCACCGACCCACTCCCCACGAGCACCTCCAGCACCTAA